The following proteins are co-located in the Onychomys torridus chromosome 6, mOncTor1.1, whole genome shotgun sequence genome:
- the Tent5c gene encoding terminal nucleotidyltransferase 5C isoform X1 — protein sequence MPLSTLLWNGAYAFLPLARTSPKMAEEGSSTRDCESLSVLNWDQVSRLHEVLTEVVPVHGRGNFPTLEITLKDIVQTVRSRLEEAGIKVQDVRLNGSAAGHVLVKDNGLGCKDLDLIFHVALPTETEFQLVRDVVLCSLLNFLPEGVNKLKISPVTLKEAYVQKLVKVCTDADRWSLISLSNKNGRNVELKFVDSIRRQFEFSVDSFQIILDSLLFFYDCSSNPISEHFHPTVIGESVYGDFEEAFDHLQNRLIATKNPEEIRGGGLLKYSNLLVRDFRPADQEEIKTLERYMCSRFFIDFPDILEQQRKLETYLQNHFAEEERSKYDYLMILRRVVNESTVCLMGHERRQTLNLISLLALRVLAEQNIIPSATNVTCYYQPAPYVSDGNFNNYYIAHPPVTYSQPYPTWLPCN from the exons ATGCCACTATCTACCCTGCTGTGGAATGGAGCTTATGCATTT CTCCCCCTGGCTAGAACATCCCCCAAGATGGCAGAGGAGGGCAGCAGTACCAGGGACTGTGAGTCCCTCAGCGTGCTCAACTGGGACCAGGTTAGCCGGCTGCATGAGGTTCTGACCGAGGTCGTACCCGTCCATGGACGAGGCAACTTTCCAACCTTGGAGATAACCCTTAAGGACATCGTCCAGACTGTCCGCAGCCggctggaggaggcaggcatCAAAGTTCAGGACGTCCGATTGAACGGCTCTGCAGCTGGCCATGTTTTGGTCAAAGACAACGGCTTGGGTTGCAAAGATCTGGATCTCATCTTTCACGTGGCTCTCCCCACGGAGACAGAATTTCAGCTGGTGAGAGATGTAGTTCTGTGCTCCCTTCTGAACTTTCTGCCAGAGGGTGTGAATAAGCTCAAAATCAGCCCTGTCACCTTGAAGGAGGCATATGTGCAGAAGCTGGTGAAGGTCTGCACAGATGCAGACCGCTGGAGCCTGATTTCCCTCTCCAACAAGAACGGGAGGAACGTGGAGCTCAAGTTTGTTGACTCTATCCGGCGTCAGTTTGAGTTCAGTGTGGACTCCTTCCAGATCATCCTAGACTCTTTGCTGTTTTTCTATGACTGCTCCAGTAACCCCATCTCTGAGCATTTCCACCCCACGGTGATCGGGGAGAGCGTGTACGGGGACTTTGAGGAAGCCTTTGACCATCTTCAGAACAGGCTGATTGCCACCAAGAACCCCGAAGAAATCCGAGGCGGGGGTCTTCTTAAGTACAGCAACCTTCTGGTGCGGGACTTCAGGCCTGCGGACCAGGAGGAAATCAAGACTCTAGAGCGTTACATGTGCTCCAGGTTTTTCATCGACTTCCCAGACATCCTGGAACAGCAGAGGAAGCTGGAGACCTACCTTCAGAACCACTTCGCCGAAGAAGAGAGAAGCAAGTACGACTACCTCATGATTCTTCGCAGGGTAGTGAACGAGAGCACCGTGTGCCTTATGGGGCACGAGCGCAGGCAGACCCTGAACCTCATCTCCCTCCTGGCCTTGCGAGTGCTGGCAGAGCAGAACATCATCCCCAGCGCCACCAATGTCACCTGTTACTACCAGCCAGCTCCTTACGTCAGCGACGGCAACTTCAACAACTACTACATCGCCCATCCCCCGGTTACCTACAGCCAGCCTTATCCTACATGGCTGCCCTGTAACTAA
- the Tent5c gene encoding terminal nucleotidyltransferase 5C isoform X2: MAEEGSSTRDCESLSVLNWDQVSRLHEVLTEVVPVHGRGNFPTLEITLKDIVQTVRSRLEEAGIKVQDVRLNGSAAGHVLVKDNGLGCKDLDLIFHVALPTETEFQLVRDVVLCSLLNFLPEGVNKLKISPVTLKEAYVQKLVKVCTDADRWSLISLSNKNGRNVELKFVDSIRRQFEFSVDSFQIILDSLLFFYDCSSNPISEHFHPTVIGESVYGDFEEAFDHLQNRLIATKNPEEIRGGGLLKYSNLLVRDFRPADQEEIKTLERYMCSRFFIDFPDILEQQRKLETYLQNHFAEEERSKYDYLMILRRVVNESTVCLMGHERRQTLNLISLLALRVLAEQNIIPSATNVTCYYQPAPYVSDGNFNNYYIAHPPVTYSQPYPTWLPCN, from the coding sequence ATGGCAGAGGAGGGCAGCAGTACCAGGGACTGTGAGTCCCTCAGCGTGCTCAACTGGGACCAGGTTAGCCGGCTGCATGAGGTTCTGACCGAGGTCGTACCCGTCCATGGACGAGGCAACTTTCCAACCTTGGAGATAACCCTTAAGGACATCGTCCAGACTGTCCGCAGCCggctggaggaggcaggcatCAAAGTTCAGGACGTCCGATTGAACGGCTCTGCAGCTGGCCATGTTTTGGTCAAAGACAACGGCTTGGGTTGCAAAGATCTGGATCTCATCTTTCACGTGGCTCTCCCCACGGAGACAGAATTTCAGCTGGTGAGAGATGTAGTTCTGTGCTCCCTTCTGAACTTTCTGCCAGAGGGTGTGAATAAGCTCAAAATCAGCCCTGTCACCTTGAAGGAGGCATATGTGCAGAAGCTGGTGAAGGTCTGCACAGATGCAGACCGCTGGAGCCTGATTTCCCTCTCCAACAAGAACGGGAGGAACGTGGAGCTCAAGTTTGTTGACTCTATCCGGCGTCAGTTTGAGTTCAGTGTGGACTCCTTCCAGATCATCCTAGACTCTTTGCTGTTTTTCTATGACTGCTCCAGTAACCCCATCTCTGAGCATTTCCACCCCACGGTGATCGGGGAGAGCGTGTACGGGGACTTTGAGGAAGCCTTTGACCATCTTCAGAACAGGCTGATTGCCACCAAGAACCCCGAAGAAATCCGAGGCGGGGGTCTTCTTAAGTACAGCAACCTTCTGGTGCGGGACTTCAGGCCTGCGGACCAGGAGGAAATCAAGACTCTAGAGCGTTACATGTGCTCCAGGTTTTTCATCGACTTCCCAGACATCCTGGAACAGCAGAGGAAGCTGGAGACCTACCTTCAGAACCACTTCGCCGAAGAAGAGAGAAGCAAGTACGACTACCTCATGATTCTTCGCAGGGTAGTGAACGAGAGCACCGTGTGCCTTATGGGGCACGAGCGCAGGCAGACCCTGAACCTCATCTCCCTCCTGGCCTTGCGAGTGCTGGCAGAGCAGAACATCATCCCCAGCGCCACCAATGTCACCTGTTACTACCAGCCAGCTCCTTACGTCAGCGACGGCAACTTCAACAACTACTACATCGCCCATCCCCCGGTTACCTACAGCCAGCCTTATCCTACATGGCTGCCCTGTAACTAA